A region of the Sinorhizobium arboris LMG 14919 genome:
ATCTGCGCCCACTGGTCGGTAATGGAGGCGAGACGCACGTCCAGTTCCGGCCACAGTACCTGAGCACAGAATTCGAGGTGGCTCATGACGCCGGCTGCATAAGCGGTGGTCGTCGTCATGAAAAAACGGTTCTCCTGAAGGCGACTGGTCGTGCCGTCGTCGTAGATGAAACCGTCCTCGCGCAGCATAAGCCCGTAACGCGCCTTTCCGACCGGCAGCTTCAGGAAGGCGTTGCAGTATACGCGATTCAGGAACTCGGCGGCGTCGCTTCCTGTTATCTCGATCTTGCCGAGCATCGAGACGTCGCAGAGCCCGGCATTTTTCCGCACGTTCAGAACCTCCCGTTCGACGCTCTCCCGCCAGGTCCGTTCACCGTTCCGCGGAAACCAGGAGGAACGATACCAGAGACCCGTCTCAACGAAGACGGCACCATGCTTCTTTGCCCAACCATGGAGCGGCGACTGGCGGACCGGCTGGAAATGACGGGCCGCGTGTGGGCCGGTTAGCGCACCGAAGGATACCGGTGTGTAGAACGGACGAAAGGTCGTCGTCCCGACCTCGGCGGGCGAGACGCCGCGTGCCTTGGCAATGAGCCCGATCGCATTGACGTTGGAAAGCTTGCCCTGGTCGGTGGCCATGCCGGTGGTGGTGTAGCGCTTGGCAAGCTCGACATGACTGTAGCCTTCGCGGACCGCCAGGCCGATATCGCTGAGATGCACGTCGTTCTGGAAATCCACGAAGGCCTTGCCCTTGATCCCGGGGATCGACCAAAGCGGGGCAGGGGAATGCATCCCTTCGTCGCCCTCGACCTTCACAAGGGCGACCGGAGGGCAGGGCAGACCGAGCTCCTTGACGATGGCTTCGGCCCGGGCGGCGCCTTCGCCGAGGCAGGCAGCGAGGCCCGCCGTCGCTGCTGCACCGCCGGCAGCCTCGAGCCCTTTCAAGCTCCCGGGCGCGAGAAATGCCGCCTTTTCCGCAGACCAGACGGGCTTGGCACCCCGATGGCAGGCAAGATGGATCACCGGGTCGAAGCCGCCCGTCATGGCGAGCGCATCGACCGCGATCGTTTCCGTCCGGCCGCCGTGATGGACTTGGATCGCCGAGATCGCCTTGCCGCCCTTGGTACCGCAAACCGCCGCTTCCCGGATCAGACGCGCTCTGCCACGATAGTCCACGCCGGAAGCAGGGCGGCTGTCGACGATGGCGACGACGTCGACCCCCGCGGCTTCGAGGTCATGCGCGAGCGCATAACCGGTGTCGTTGTTGGTGAAGATGGCGGTCGCCCTGCCCGGAGCCACGCCGTAACGATTGAGATAGGCGCGCATCGCACCTGCCATCATCACGCCCGGACGATCGTTGCCGCCGAAGACGAGCGGGCGCTCTTCCGCGCCGGTCGCAAGCAGGGCTTTCCCGGCGACGATCCGCCACAGCCGCTCGACCGGCAGATGGCTCGCGGGCTCCCGCACATGCTTCTGCACGCGCTCGACGGCGCCGAAGACGTTGCCGTCGTACCAGCCGAACGCCGTGGTCCGCATCATGACCTGAACATTCGGCATCGACCGGAGTTCGTCGCTTGTGTCGCGGGCGAAATCAGCCGCCGCCCTGTCGTCGATCCTTGCCGTATCGAACAGGAGCGATCCGCCAGGCAGCGAGCCCTCGTCGACGAGAATGACTCGCGCACCGGCGCGACCGGCGGTGAGCGCCGCGGCAAGCCCCGTCGGACCGGCGCCGATGACGAGCAGGTCGCAATGGGCCCAGCACTTCTCATAGGCATCGGGGTCCGCTTCATAGCTCGCCCTGCCAAGACCCGCGGCCTTGCGGATGAACGGCTCGTAGAGTTTCTCCCAGAGCGGCGCCGGCCACATGAAAGTCTTGTAGTAGAAACCGGCGCCGAGAAAGGGCGACAGGATGCCGTTCAGCGCAGCGATATCGAAATCGAGCGAGGGCCAGTGGTTCTGGCTCTGCGCCTCGAGACCTTCATAGAGCTCCTGCATCGTGGCGCGTGTGTTCGGCTCGGTGCGGCCGCCGCGGCCCACGGTGACCAGCGCGTTCGGTTCGGCGGCGCCTGCCGTCAAGATCCCGCGGGGCCGGTGATATTTGAAGCTGCGGCCGACGAGCATCCGCCCATTGGCGAGCAATGCCGAGGCGAGCGTGTCACCTTGCAGGCCCTGCATGCAGCGACCGTCGAAGGTAAAGGAGAGCGGGGCATTGCGGTCGACTAGACCGCGTTTCGGCAATCGGTAGGAGCTCATTTGCGCGCCTCCGATCGAGAGCTGCCGGCCGCATCTCGGCATGCTGCAATCTCATGCGTCAC
Encoded here:
- a CDS encoding sarcosine oxidase subunit alpha family protein, translating into MSSYRLPKRGLVDRNAPLSFTFDGRCMQGLQGDTLASALLANGRMLVGRSFKYHRPRGILTAGAAEPNALVTVGRGGRTEPNTRATMQELYEGLEAQSQNHWPSLDFDIAALNGILSPFLGAGFYYKTFMWPAPLWEKLYEPFIRKAAGLGRASYEADPDAYEKCWAHCDLLVIGAGPTGLAAALTAGRAGARVILVDEGSLPGGSLLFDTARIDDRAAADFARDTSDELRSMPNVQVMMRTTAFGWYDGNVFGAVERVQKHVREPASHLPVERLWRIVAGKALLATGAEERPLVFGGNDRPGVMMAGAMRAYLNRYGVAPGRATAIFTNNDTGYALAHDLEAAGVDVVAIVDSRPASGVDYRGRARLIREAAVCGTKGGKAISAIQVHHGGRTETIAVDALAMTGGFDPVIHLACHRGAKPVWSAEKAAFLAPGSLKGLEAAGGAAATAGLAACLGEGAARAEAIVKELGLPCPPVALVKVEGDEGMHSPAPLWSIPGIKGKAFVDFQNDVHLSDIGLAVREGYSHVELAKRYTTTGMATDQGKLSNVNAIGLIAKARGVSPAEVGTTTFRPFYTPVSFGALTGPHAARHFQPVRQSPLHGWAKKHGAVFVETGLWYRSSWFPRNGERTWRESVEREVLNVRKNAGLCDVSMLGKIEITGSDAAEFLNRVYCNAFLKLPVGKARYGLMLREDGFIYDDGTTSRLQENRFFMTTTTAYAAGVMSHLEFCAQVLWPELDVRLASITDQWAQMAIAGPKARMILQKIVDEDISDAAFPFLAAREVSLFAGALHGCLFRISFSGELAYELAVPAGYGESAADALLEAGKDHGIMPYGVEALSVLRIEKGHVTHNEINGTVVPADLGFGKMVSAGKPDFVGRTMLQREGLAASDRPQLVGVVPLDPKQSFRSGSHILAKGAAATLENDDGYVTSSAYSPHIGSTVALALVRNGRSRHGEEVLVWNGLHRETTPARLCNPVFFDPQNERLHV